In Stomatohabitans albus, one genomic interval encodes:
- a CDS encoding 3-isopropylmalate dehydrogenase: protein MNRYTLAIVGGDGIGPEVTAEALKVLDVVQERFEFSTERVDYDLGGRSWKRTGEVLPASVQEELSQVDAILLGAVGTPEIPPGVLERGLLLKLRFDFDQYVNLRPVKLAPGVPTPIAGLETCDLVVVRENTEGLYTGAGGVLAKHTPREVATQESLNTRSGIDRVLRYAFETASARDNRLTLCHKTNVLTFAGDLWMRAFTEMGETEFPQVSRDYVHVDAMCLYLVTDPGRFDVVVTDNIFGDIITDLGAAVQGGMGLAASGNLNPTNTYPSMFEPVHGSAPDIAGKGIANPVASVLSLAMCLNHLGEREAATAVENAALAVLGQGVNGQRTSDIGERIIAAL from the coding sequence ATGAATAGATACACACTGGCCATCGTCGGTGGCGACGGGATTGGACCTGAAGTCACGGCAGAGGCATTGAAGGTCCTTGATGTTGTACAAGAACGCTTTGAGTTTTCCACGGAGCGGGTTGACTACGATCTGGGCGGTCGGTCATGGAAACGCACCGGCGAAGTCCTTCCAGCAAGTGTGCAAGAGGAGTTATCACAGGTTGATGCGATTCTCCTCGGCGCGGTTGGTACACCAGAGATACCTCCAGGTGTGTTAGAGCGTGGGTTGCTCTTGAAACTGCGGTTTGATTTTGACCAGTATGTGAACTTGCGGCCCGTTAAGTTGGCACCTGGTGTGCCTACGCCAATTGCGGGGCTTGAAACCTGTGATTTGGTCGTCGTTAGAGAAAATACCGAAGGGTTATACACGGGTGCAGGTGGGGTATTAGCAAAACACACTCCACGTGAGGTTGCCACCCAAGAAAGTTTGAATACCCGTAGTGGGATAGACCGTGTGCTTCGCTATGCCTTTGAAACGGCCAGTGCTCGAGACAACCGATTGACGTTGTGCCATAAAACAAATGTGTTGACCTTTGCCGGGGACTTATGGATGCGGGCCTTTACTGAGATGGGTGAAACGGAGTTCCCACAGGTGAGTCGTGACTATGTCCATGTTGACGCGATGTGCCTTTATCTCGTTACCGATCCAGGCCGCTTTGATGTGGTGGTTACGGATAATATTTTTGGCGATATCATCACCGACCTTGGGGCTGCCGTCCAAGGGGGCATGGGGCTTGCCGCGAGTGGCAACTTGAACCCAACGAATACCTACCCATCTATGTTTGAACCTGTCCACGGTTCAGCACCTGATATTGCAGGCAAGGGAATCGCAAACCCTGTGGCGAGTGTGCTCAGTTTGGCCATGTGTTTGAACCATCTGGGTGAGCGGGAGGCTGCAACCGCCGTTGAGAATGCTGCATTGGCTGTCTTAGGCCAAGGCGTAAACGGTCAACGAACCAGTGACATTGGTGAGCGCATCATTGCTGCGCTGTGA